The Micromonospora krabiensis genome window below encodes:
- a CDS encoding GNAT family N-acetyltransferase has translation MPVRAEHDRAVLAGLLSRDPVRHAYQLGDLDDFFWPYTSWFRRDDEVALLYHGVDPPTLLAFAAPPRVAALAALLSDLAPVLPPRLYAHLSPGLDAALSPRFRLDGAGAHLKMALTDPAALARVAPAGEPLGVADLPQLRDLYARAYPGNWFDPRMLDTGQYLGVREGGALVAVAGVHVWSPVYRVAALGNVTTDPAARGRGLAAAVVAALCRRLRASVDHVTLNVRADNGPAVRLYTRLGFTPVADYGEYRLTAR, from the coding sequence GTGCCGGTACGCGCCGAGCACGACCGGGCGGTGCTGGCCGGGCTGCTGTCGCGGGATCCGGTGCGGCACGCCTACCAGTTGGGCGACCTGGACGACTTCTTCTGGCCGTACACGTCGTGGTTCCGCCGGGACGACGAGGTGGCGTTGCTCTACCACGGGGTGGATCCGCCGACGTTGCTGGCGTTCGCCGCGCCGCCGCGGGTGGCGGCGCTGGCCGCCCTGCTGAGTGATCTGGCGCCGGTATTGCCGCCGCGTCTGTACGCGCACCTGTCCCCCGGCCTGGACGCGGCGTTGTCGCCACGGTTTCGGCTGGACGGCGCGGGCGCGCACCTGAAGATGGCGTTGACCGACCCGGCGGCGCTGGCGCGTGTGGCGCCGGCCGGGGAGCCGCTGGGCGTGGCGGACCTGCCGCAGCTGCGGGACCTGTACGCGCGGGCGTACCCGGGTAACTGGTTCGACCCGCGGATGCTGGACACCGGGCAGTATCTGGGGGTCCGCGAGGGTGGGGCGTTGGTGGCGGTGGCCGGTGTGCACGTGTGGTCGCCGGTCTACCGGGTGGCCGCGCTGGGCAACGTCACGACCGATCCGGCGGCGCGCGGTCGGGGGTTGGCGGCGGCAGTGGTGGCGGCGCTGTGCCGGCGGCTGCGGGCCAGCGTCGACCACGTGACGTTGAACGTCCGCGCGGACAACGGGCCAGCGGTGCGGCTGTACACGCGGCTGGGTTTCACACCGGTGGCCGACTACGGCGAGTACCGCCTGACCGCCCGGTAG
- a CDS encoding sulfite exporter TauE/SafE family protein, whose product MDPVSLTTLLAAAAMAGWVDAVVGGGGLLLLPALLVAAPGMPVASALGTNKLAAIAGTTTAAVTFARRTKIDWGVAGPAAGFAVVSAGVGAVLAGAVPGAAYRPVVLVVLMSVALFVLLRPRLGVVALPQRRTPARVAAAVAVAGVGIALYDGLIGPGTGTFLVLAFTALVGADFVHGSAMAKVVNAGTNLGALVVFGVTGHVWWLLGAAMAVCNIAGAVLGARMALRRGAGFVRVVLLVVVVALIAKLGYDQWLAG is encoded by the coding sequence GTGGACCCCGTATCGCTGACCACCCTGCTCGCCGCGGCCGCCATGGCCGGCTGGGTCGACGCCGTGGTGGGCGGTGGTGGGTTGCTGTTGCTGCCGGCGTTGCTCGTCGCCGCGCCGGGGATGCCGGTGGCCAGCGCGCTGGGCACGAACAAGCTGGCCGCGATCGCGGGCACCACGACGGCGGCGGTCACGTTCGCGCGCCGCACCAAGATTGACTGGGGTGTGGCAGGGCCGGCGGCCGGGTTCGCCGTGGTGTCCGCGGGGGTGGGTGCGGTGTTGGCCGGGGCGGTGCCGGGGGCGGCGTACCGGCCGGTGGTGCTGGTGGTGCTGATGTCGGTGGCGTTGTTCGTGTTGCTGCGTCCCCGGTTGGGTGTGGTGGCGCTGCCGCAGCGGCGTACGCCGGCCCGGGTGGCCGCCGCGGTCGCGGTGGCGGGGGTGGGCATCGCCCTGTACGACGGGTTGATCGGTCCGGGCACGGGCACGTTCCTGGTGCTGGCGTTCACGGCGTTGGTGGGCGCGGACTTCGTGCACGGGTCGGCGATGGCGAAGGTGGTCAACGCGGGCACGAACCTGGGCGCGCTGGTGGTGTTCGGGGTGACCGGGCACGTGTGGTGGTTGCTCGGGGCGGCGATGGCGGTGTGCAACATCGCCGGGGCGGTGCTGGGCGCGCGGATGGCGTTGCGCCGGGGTGCCGGGTTCGTGCGGGTGGTGCTGCTGGTGGTGGTGGTGGCGCTGATCGCGAAGCTGGGCTACGACCAGTGGCTGGCCGGCTGA
- a CDS encoding endonuclease/exonuclease/phosphatase family protein, which translates to MRLATFNLLHGRSLTDGLVDADRLAAAVSALDADVLALQEVDRDQSRSGKLDLTAIAARALGAPHHRFAAAVVGTPGEGFRPLTHDDDGHGEPCYGVGLISRHPVRTWRVTRLKGAPVRSPVVVPGPRGGLILLRDEPRVVLAAVLDTPYGPLTVAATHLSFVPGWNIRQLRQVVRALRALPAPRVLLGDLNLPAGVARLVSGWRPLGRRHTYPAGEPRVQLDHILADRAAVAQLPPVTAVDTPLSTISDHRPLLVDLG; encoded by the coding sequence GTGCGCCTGGCCACCTTCAACCTGCTGCACGGACGGTCCCTGACCGACGGGCTCGTCGACGCCGACCGCCTCGCCGCCGCCGTCAGCGCGCTCGACGCCGACGTGCTCGCCCTGCAGGAGGTCGACCGTGACCAGAGCCGCAGCGGCAAACTCGACCTCACCGCCATCGCCGCCCGCGCCCTCGGCGCACCCCACCACCGCTTCGCCGCCGCCGTCGTCGGCACCCCCGGCGAGGGCTTCCGCCCCCTCACCCACGACGACGACGGCCACGGCGAACCCTGCTACGGCGTCGGCCTGATCAGCCGCCACCCCGTCCGCACCTGGCGCGTCACCCGCCTCAAGGGCGCACCCGTCCGCTCACCCGTCGTCGTCCCCGGCCCCCGCGGCGGTCTGATCCTGCTGCGCGACGAACCACGCGTCGTGCTCGCCGCCGTCCTCGACACCCCGTACGGGCCGCTGACCGTCGCCGCCACCCACCTGTCGTTCGTACCCGGGTGGAACATCCGCCAGCTCCGCCAGGTCGTCCGCGCCCTGCGCGCCCTGCCGGCGCCCCGCGTCCTACTCGGCGACCTCAACCTGCCCGCCGGCGTCGCCCGACTGGTCTCCGGCTGGCGCCCGCTGGGCCGTCGCCACACCTACCCGGCCGGCGAACCCCGCGTGCAACTCGACCACATCCTCGCCGACCGCGCCGCCGTCGCCCAACTGCCCCCGGTCACCGCCGTCGACACCCCGCTGTCCACCATCTCCGACCACCGCCCCCTGCTCGTCGACCTCGGCTGA
- a CDS encoding M14 family zinc carboxypeptidase encodes MRRPRTTLIALSTLLTLTLTPLAGPAYADPAAPHQVTDLTVRQGDGYATLAWQPVDGATDYQIERTPVDATGTPTGTPTIVGIWRPNRQINQEAPTFADAGFNPGDRFTWRVRARTGTTEQPYSEPVTGTTTAPWGDPTTPGQQLRTQWETTRAAQYTSDTDEYAYTAAIDALSDRVRVVEIGRTVLNRPINMFVIGYPTPPATPAAVAATSPLAINCNVHGNEPGDREACLIMARQLAFATDARTIDLLSHTTVLIVPTINGDGRAANTRGNSTGQDLNRDYSLIRQPETAAYVNMLRQYRPIAGYDGHEYGNSRAGDLPMLPPRHQNVPQSIFDESMDMIEGHMYGEGAKDGWWACPYGCEGGGSVGLSEETILRNTLGLKNVVNSLLELRSSGGQTRPDEGNTANNRRRKTFSALWTFQHFLDYHRANLPAITQARAEAITWQASNTGRLVFRGSRPIPAHPAPHPGDSPPPIDAPPANLILDNAPCAYRLTEEQYRGARTDGPGGNGATVADRIADHGWQVVKVGDSYYVPLNQPERGLIPLLLDELGVEKLVDGERIYPTLTGRRTGPLTVTGFTCAADATITGPVTVRPGAALVATGTTVTGPINASNAAGVLLADSRVTGPVRLTGTTDAISLIDVTVTGPVDLAGNRTATEPLLVGNAVTGPISCTGNTPAPSNLTIRNTGTGPRAGQCATL; translated from the coding sequence ATGAGACGCCCCCGCACCACCCTCATCGCACTGTCCACACTGCTCACCCTCACTCTCACCCCCCTCGCCGGACCGGCCTACGCCGACCCGGCCGCACCCCACCAGGTCACCGACCTCACCGTCCGCCAGGGCGACGGCTACGCCACCCTCGCCTGGCAGCCCGTCGACGGCGCCACCGACTACCAGATCGAACGCACCCCCGTCGACGCCACCGGCACCCCCACCGGCACCCCCACCATCGTCGGCATCTGGCGACCCAACCGGCAGATCAACCAGGAGGCACCCACCTTCGCCGACGCCGGCTTCAACCCCGGCGACCGGTTCACCTGGCGCGTCCGCGCCCGCACCGGCACCACCGAACAGCCCTACTCCGAGCCCGTCACCGGCACCACCACCGCCCCCTGGGGCGACCCCACCACCCCCGGCCAGCAGCTGCGCACCCAGTGGGAGACCACCCGCGCCGCCCAGTACACCAGCGACACCGACGAATACGCCTACACGGCCGCGATCGACGCACTCAGCGACCGCGTACGCGTCGTGGAGATCGGCCGGACGGTGCTGAACCGACCGATCAACATGTTCGTCATCGGCTACCCCACCCCACCGGCCACCCCGGCCGCCGTGGCCGCCACCTCACCGCTGGCCATCAACTGCAACGTCCACGGCAACGAACCCGGCGACCGCGAAGCCTGCCTCATCATGGCCCGGCAACTCGCCTTCGCCACCGACGCCCGCACCATCGACCTGCTCAGCCACACCACCGTCCTGATCGTCCCCACGATCAACGGTGACGGCCGCGCCGCCAACACCCGCGGCAACTCCACCGGCCAGGACCTCAACCGCGACTACTCGCTCATCCGCCAGCCGGAGACCGCCGCGTACGTCAACATGCTCCGCCAGTACCGGCCCATCGCCGGCTACGACGGACACGAATACGGCAACTCCCGCGCCGGCGACCTGCCCATGCTCCCGCCGCGACACCAGAACGTCCCGCAGTCCATCTTCGACGAGTCCATGGACATGATCGAAGGCCACATGTACGGCGAAGGCGCCAAGGACGGCTGGTGGGCCTGCCCCTACGGCTGCGAAGGCGGCGGCAGCGTCGGCCTCAGCGAGGAGACCATCCTCCGCAACACCCTCGGCCTGAAGAACGTCGTCAACTCCCTGCTGGAGCTGCGCAGCTCCGGCGGACAGACCCGACCGGACGAGGGCAACACCGCCAACAACCGCCGCCGCAAGACCTTCTCCGCCCTCTGGACCTTCCAGCACTTCCTCGACTACCACCGGGCGAACCTGCCCGCCATCACCCAGGCCCGCGCCGAAGCCATCACCTGGCAGGCCAGCAACACCGGGCGCCTCGTCTTCCGCGGCTCCCGACCCATCCCCGCCCACCCGGCACCGCACCCCGGCGACAGCCCGCCGCCGATCGACGCCCCGCCGGCCAACCTCATCCTCGACAACGCCCCCTGCGCCTACCGGCTCACCGAGGAGCAGTACCGCGGCGCCCGCACCGACGGACCCGGCGGCAACGGCGCCACCGTCGCCGACCGCATCGCCGACCACGGCTGGCAGGTCGTCAAGGTCGGCGACAGCTACTACGTCCCGCTCAACCAGCCCGAACGCGGCCTCATCCCGCTGCTGCTCGACGAGCTGGGCGTGGAGAAGCTCGTCGACGGCGAACGGATCTACCCGACCCTCACCGGCCGGCGCACCGGCCCGCTCACCGTCACCGGCTTCACCTGCGCCGCCGACGCCACCATCACCGGCCCCGTCACCGTCCGGCCCGGCGCCGCGCTCGTCGCCACCGGCACCACCGTCACCGGCCCGATCAACGCCAGCAACGCCGCCGGCGTCCTGCTCGCCGACAGCCGCGTCACCGGCCCGGTCCGCCTGACCGGCACCACCGACGCCATCTCCCTGATCGACGTCACCGTCACCGGCCCCGTCGACCTCGCCGGCAACCGCACCGCCACCGAGCCACTGCTCGTCGGCAACGCGGTCACCGGCCCGATCTCCTGCACCGGCAACACCCCCGCACCGAGCAACCTCACCATCCGCAACACCGGGACCGGCCCCCGCGCCGGCCAGTGCGCCACCCTGTGA
- a CDS encoding fasciclin domain-containing protein, which translates to MSYPRTRRRLASLAAAALLLTATACTTGENRDDASSTRVAVAGPLCDALPTGSEPGNPTDLAGQPVDKALQWIPTLTTFEAALRTSGLLTDLHQDDLTLLAPTDDAFAAWFNDDTWDTLMTRDHDKLRTLVKAHLIAGTHSLDQLAAAGTATTLDGTTLTVTRSGPTTRFGDKADAVCADYQATGARIHLVNAVLGPLPKTADGTGHRAH; encoded by the coding sequence GTGTCGTACCCGCGCACCCGCCGCCGCCTCGCCAGCCTCGCCGCCGCGGCTCTGCTGCTCACCGCCACCGCCTGCACCACCGGCGAGAACCGCGACGACGCGAGCAGCACCCGGGTCGCCGTCGCAGGGCCCCTCTGCGACGCCCTGCCCACCGGCAGCGAACCCGGCAACCCCACCGACCTCGCCGGGCAACCCGTCGACAAGGCCCTCCAGTGGATTCCCACCCTCACCACCTTCGAGGCCGCCCTACGCACCAGCGGCCTGCTCACCGACCTCCACCAGGACGACCTCACCCTGCTCGCTCCCACCGACGACGCCTTCGCCGCCTGGTTCAACGACGACACCTGGGACACCCTCATGACCCGGGACCACGACAAGCTGCGCACCCTCGTCAAGGCCCACCTGATCGCCGGCACCCACAGCCTCGACCAGCTCGCCGCCGCGGGCACCGCCACCACCCTCGACGGCACCACCCTCACCGTCACCCGCAGCGGCCCCACCACCCGGTTCGGCGACAAGGCCGACGCGGTCTGCGCCGACTACCAGGCCACCGGCGCCCGCATCCACCTCGTCAACGCGGTGCTCGGCCCGCTGCCCAAGACCGCCGACGGCACCGGCCACCGCGCCCACTGA
- a CDS encoding tyrosine-type recombinase/integrase, with amino-acid sequence MHDKQDESVSRLIEEFLTARATRKPSPHTLAAYRRDLRTVATLAGETVTPPLPLDDLTVEALSPRVMRAAFARFAAARAVASVHRAWSTWNSFFTFLVAEAVVPGNPMPAVGRPRTPLPQPKPLRGEDTPEELLAAVAREDGRQRDPWPQRDLAVLALALCAGLRLSELLALRVGSVVGREGERRVDVAGKGGRPRAVPIEVGLERVLAEYLESRRRRFGARSVRPDSPLLVDRRGEALRRGGLQYLVESCYRRAGIGDRVPRGARLHALRHTFATRLAEDGASAAEIMRLLGHASLASSQTYIEVTAGQQRDAVRANRTNRALAALLPADER; translated from the coding sequence ATGCATGACAAACAGGACGAATCGGTAAGTCGCCTGATCGAGGAGTTCCTGACCGCCCGGGCCACCCGCAAGCCCTCCCCCCACACCCTGGCCGCCTACCGGCGGGACCTGCGAACGGTCGCGACGCTGGCCGGCGAGACCGTCACCCCTCCCCTCCCCCTCGACGACCTGACCGTCGAGGCCCTGTCCCCCCGTGTCATGCGGGCGGCGTTCGCCCGGTTCGCCGCTGCCCGCGCGGTCGCGTCCGTCCACCGTGCCTGGTCCACCTGGAACAGCTTCTTCACCTTCCTGGTCGCCGAGGCGGTCGTACCGGGGAACCCGATGCCGGCGGTGGGGCGGCCCCGCACGCCGCTCCCCCAGCCCAAGCCGCTGCGGGGCGAGGACACCCCGGAGGAGCTGCTGGCAGCCGTGGCCCGCGAGGACGGCCGTCAGCGGGACCCGTGGCCGCAGCGCGACCTGGCGGTGCTGGCGTTGGCGCTCTGCGCGGGGCTGCGGCTGTCCGAGCTGTTGGCGCTGCGGGTCGGCTCGGTCGTCGGTCGGGAGGGCGAGCGGCGGGTGGACGTGGCCGGCAAGGGTGGGCGACCGCGGGCGGTGCCGATTGAGGTGGGTCTGGAGCGGGTGCTGGCCGAGTACCTGGAGAGTCGGCGGCGCCGGTTCGGGGCGCGCAGCGTACGGCCGGATTCGCCGCTGCTGGTGGACCGGCGGGGTGAGGCGCTGCGCCGGGGTGGGCTGCAGTACCTGGTGGAGTCCTGTTACCGGCGGGCGGGCATCGGTGACCGGGTGCCACGCGGTGCGCGGCTGCACGCGCTGCGGCACACGTTCGCGACCCGGCTGGCCGAGGACGGGGCGAGCGCGGCGGAGATCATGCGGCTGCTGGGGCACGCGTCGTTGGCGTCGTCGCAGACGTACATCGAGGTGACGGCCGGGCAGCAGCGCGACGCGGTACGGGCCAACCGCACCAACCGGGCCCTCGCCGCGTTGCTGCCCGCCGACGAGCGCTGA
- a CDS encoding M48 family metalloprotease: MSTDPGARSMAEVLANTIRIDREDQLEDMIQGLVDLNAVDDLAQLEENTRDWQRSVWSTQHRNPVDGLVAELTSEAMAAMAELTDRPERLARVFVVTLKQEKVMARLRPLPDGSALVLISDATFTLCHLYAGCAAEGMAQLQSGRRLRDLWRAGRAVRDNRLGADPVLLGGLLRYYLVNQRIYALAAKLGHRQTRQTETISLWLSMQAMSFALCHEIAHHVLDHRPAASVAPPGDDQSACPLSEQQEFEADLLGYQAAMRVGRRASAAIPTTSGVDVPELGAALGALVGMLAIHVTEQGLFVRRGRSHPPAPARAARLLDQFSGATRQFAELFLTDLVRATREAVDFSPSGRPFDVAWFSREPRVNSPQPSHYLQAISLLDRLQCRSRDDHAAILARIDKTSPFSLTEGARACLAGDAEAALLSWGVPASTVDEICAPHRALEFSTLVSHLRSSIAAHGVPSEAHLTASVVITQLLVPLLGSRPAA, from the coding sequence ATGAGCACCGACCCGGGCGCGAGATCCATGGCCGAGGTCCTGGCGAACACCATCAGGATCGACCGCGAAGACCAACTCGAAGACATGATCCAGGGCCTGGTCGACCTGAACGCGGTCGATGATCTCGCCCAGCTCGAGGAGAACACCCGCGACTGGCAGCGGAGCGTGTGGAGCACCCAGCACCGCAACCCGGTCGACGGGCTGGTCGCAGAGCTGACCAGCGAGGCGATGGCAGCCATGGCCGAGTTGACGGACAGACCCGAGCGACTCGCCCGCGTCTTCGTCGTCACCCTCAAGCAGGAGAAGGTGATGGCGCGACTGCGCCCGCTGCCCGACGGATCCGCGCTCGTTCTGATCTCCGACGCCACCTTCACCCTCTGCCATCTCTATGCCGGCTGCGCGGCCGAGGGCATGGCGCAACTCCAATCGGGACGCCGGCTGCGCGACCTGTGGCGGGCGGGCAGAGCCGTACGCGACAACAGACTCGGAGCCGACCCGGTGCTGCTCGGCGGCCTGCTGCGGTACTACCTGGTCAACCAGCGGATCTACGCGCTGGCCGCCAAACTGGGCCACCGCCAGACGCGACAGACCGAGACGATCAGCCTGTGGCTCTCCATGCAGGCCATGTCGTTCGCGCTCTGTCACGAGATCGCCCACCACGTGCTGGATCACCGTCCTGCCGCGAGCGTCGCTCCGCCCGGTGACGACCAGTCCGCATGCCCCCTCAGCGAACAACAGGAGTTCGAGGCGGATCTGCTCGGCTACCAGGCAGCCATGCGCGTCGGCCGACGCGCCAGCGCCGCGATCCCCACCACCAGCGGCGTCGACGTTCCCGAACTGGGCGCCGCCTTGGGCGCGCTGGTCGGGATGCTGGCCATTCACGTGACCGAACAAGGGCTGTTCGTCCGCCGCGGACGCAGCCACCCGCCCGCTCCCGCCCGGGCCGCCCGGCTCCTCGACCAGTTCAGCGGCGCGACCCGCCAGTTCGCCGAACTGTTCCTCACCGACCTGGTACGGGCTACCCGGGAGGCCGTCGACTTCTCGCCCTCCGGCCGACCGTTCGACGTTGCCTGGTTCTCGCGGGAGCCGCGGGTCAACTCGCCGCAGCCCTCGCACTACCTCCAGGCGATCTCGCTCCTCGACCGGTTGCAGTGCCGCTCGCGGGACGACCACGCCGCGATACTCGCCAGGATCGACAAGACGTCCCCGTTCTCACTGACCGAGGGCGCGCGTGCGTGCCTCGCGGGGGACGCTGAGGCGGCCCTCCTGAGCTGGGGTGTGCCGGCCAGCACGGTCGACGAGATCTGCGCCCCGCACCGGGCGCTTGAATTCTCCACGCTGGTCAGCCATTTACGGTCGTCGATAGCCGCCCACGGCGTGCCCAGCGAGGCCCATCTCACGGCGAGCGTGGTCATCACCCAACTGCTCGTGCCGCTGCTCGGCTCCCGACCTGCCGCTTGA
- a CDS encoding DUF6223 family protein, with amino-acid sequence MSVRHLLTAVLPAEIGLAAHISAQPAAAGVFTMSAGRLGASVAAVLGLTGAIVGGLALARPAGRVGAAGGRLRATVALVVGLVGVVLGALVVATSDSGIGTGNGRGGAYVALVVGVISIVLGGLALVRSRRAG; translated from the coding sequence ATGTCCGTCCGTCACCTGCTCACCGCCGTCCTGCCCGCGGAGATCGGGCTTGCCGCGCACATCTCGGCGCAGCCGGCCGCCGCCGGTGTGTTCACCATGAGCGCCGGGCGACTCGGGGCCTCCGTGGCCGCCGTGCTGGGGCTGACCGGCGCGATCGTCGGCGGGCTCGCCCTGGCCCGCCCCGCGGGTCGGGTCGGCGCTGCGGGTGGCCGGTTGCGGGCCACGGTGGCACTGGTGGTCGGTCTGGTCGGTGTCGTTCTGGGTGCGCTGGTGGTGGCGACCTCCGACAGCGGCATCGGCACCGGCAACGGGCGAGGCGGCGCCTATGTGGCCCTGGTGGTGGGGGTCATCAGCATCGTTCTCGGCGGGCTGGCGTTGGTCCGTTCCCGCCGCGCCGGCTGA